A region of Microscilla marina ATCC 23134 DNA encodes the following proteins:
- a CDS encoding 4'-phosphopantetheinyl transferase family protein, whose translation MPLIHVENSNPQCSWGIWEIKESSQELIQALSPRSSEAFYLNDIEHEAKKSESTAARLVIKKLLELQHEEYMGILKGTNGKPYLADGAYRISLSHTENYAVGIIHTSKEVGIDIERVQGKLLKIAKRILSKEEQKEVNNNLEKITVYWSAKETLYKIHSKGQLFFNSDLLVSPFRLAQRGELQSFLRVNGTLNEHTLHYYCFNKDYYICFGQAN comes from the coding sequence ATGCCACTTATACACGTAGAAAACAGTAATCCACAATGCAGCTGGGGCATTTGGGAGATCAAAGAGAGTTCACAAGAATTAATACAAGCACTTTCTCCCCGTTCTTCAGAAGCGTTTTATCTAAACGACATAGAGCACGAAGCCAAAAAGAGCGAATCAACCGCTGCCCGTCTGGTCATCAAAAAGCTCCTTGAGCTACAACACGAAGAGTATATGGGCATTCTGAAAGGTACCAACGGTAAACCTTACCTCGCAGATGGAGCTTACCGTATATCTTTATCGCACACCGAAAACTACGCTGTAGGCATTATACATACCTCCAAAGAAGTGGGCATAGACATAGAGCGGGTGCAAGGCAAATTGCTTAAAATTGCTAAAAGAATTTTATCTAAAGAAGAACAAAAAGAGGTCAATAACAACCTGGAAAAAATCACTGTTTACTGGAGCGCCAAAGAAACTTTGTATAAAATTCACTCCAAAGGACAGTTATTTTTTAATAGTGACTTACTTGTTAGTCCATTTCGGCTTGCCCAACGTGGAGAACTTCAGAGTTTTCTTAGGGTAAATGGCACACTAAACGAACATACTCTACATTATTACTGTTTTAATAAGGACTACTATATTTGCTTCGGGCAGGCTAATTAG
- a CDS encoding WD40 repeat domain-containing protein, with product MSKIEVTKIATLTGHNDCVYGLAPSKEANILFSADGNGMVARWNLEKPEIGDMVAKVQNSVYALHYREAGNQLLVGHNFSGLHLIDLDSKQELKSIELTSAQIFDIQSIGNLVLVACGEGLVVALDFDNWAVRKHLKASDKHARVIAVHPNQKSFAIGYSDHHIRVFDTETLDLQHTIAAHSNSVFALRYSPDGQHLVSGGRDAHLKVWNVSQDYTLHQSIVAHMYALNSLDFSPDGQYFVTGSMDKSIKVWDAHTFKLLKVIDKSRHAGHATSVNKLWWSAYQNFVVSASDDRTVSVWSLKFP from the coding sequence ATGAGCAAAATAGAAGTGACAAAAATAGCTACCCTTACCGGGCACAACGACTGTGTTTATGGGCTTGCCCCCAGCAAAGAAGCCAACATACTTTTTTCGGCAGACGGTAACGGGATGGTGGCACGTTGGAACCTCGAGAAGCCCGAAATAGGCGATATGGTAGCCAAAGTACAAAACTCTGTGTATGCTTTACATTACCGTGAAGCAGGTAATCAGTTGTTGGTAGGGCACAATTTTTCTGGTTTGCATCTCATAGATTTAGACTCTAAACAGGAGCTCAAGTCTATAGAACTCACCTCTGCTCAGATATTTGATATTCAAAGCATTGGCAACCTTGTTTTGGTGGCTTGTGGAGAGGGGTTGGTAGTGGCGCTTGACTTTGACAATTGGGCAGTGCGTAAACATTTGAAAGCATCAGATAAGCACGCAAGGGTCATTGCGGTGCATCCCAATCAAAAAAGCTTTGCGATTGGCTACAGCGACCACCATATCAGGGTGTTCGATACTGAAACACTTGATTTACAACACACCATTGCTGCCCATAGCAACTCAGTATTTGCCTTGCGTTATTCGCCCGATGGACAGCATTTGGTAAGCGGTGGTCGTGATGCACATTTGAAGGTTTGGAACGTAAGCCAAGACTATACTTTACACCAATCTATTGTGGCGCACATGTATGCCCTCAACTCATTGGATTTTAGCCCTGACGGGCAGTATTTTGTTACAGGCAGTATGGACAAATCGATCAAGGTGTGGGATGCCCACACGTTCAAGCTACTTAAAGTCATTGACAAATCGCGGCATGCCGGGCATGCTACCTCTGTTAATAAACTGTGGTGGTCGGCTTATCAAAACTTTGTAGTTTCGGCAAGCGATGACCGAACTGTATCTGTATGGAGTTTGAAATTTCCATAA
- a CDS encoding DivIVA domain-containing protein, with the protein MKITPIEIKKKDFGKQKGFMKKGFDTEEVSRFLEFLAEHWEKILDENKESSIRIQYLEKEISTSRENEDALFKTLKTAEDAGANLVDQARRSSEIKIQEAQLKSDVIIKEAQSQARAIVQKAHARARNILDEMVEELRERERDYKVLETHRDNLLIEVRTYIKESLEKIDRLESKTSSEYFEKKIEEAQQILEEKQELLDLQKAKIYQEDEEPEKNEEVTEANVAENNTGSESFFDKIG; encoded by the coding sequence ATGAAGATTACGCCCATCGAAATAAAAAAGAAAGACTTTGGCAAGCAGAAAGGCTTCATGAAGAAAGGCTTCGATACTGAAGAGGTAAGCCGGTTTTTAGAGTTTTTGGCCGAACACTGGGAAAAAATCCTGGATGAAAACAAAGAGTCAAGCATTCGCATTCAGTACCTTGAAAAAGAAATTAGTACATCACGCGAAAACGAAGATGCCCTTTTCAAAACCCTCAAAACCGCCGAAGATGCTGGAGCGAATTTGGTAGATCAGGCACGCCGTTCGTCAGAAATAAAAATACAAGAAGCTCAGCTAAAATCAGATGTAATCATCAAAGAAGCCCAAAGCCAGGCACGCGCCATTGTGCAAAAAGCCCACGCCCGCGCCCGCAATATTTTAGACGAAATGGTAGAAGAATTGCGTGAGCGTGAAAGAGATTATAAAGTGCTGGAAACACACCGCGACAATCTACTGATTGAGGTAAGAACTTATATCAAAGAATCGCTCGAAAAAATTGACCGTCTGGAGTCTAAAACATCCAGTGAGTATTTTGAGAAAAAAATAGAAGAAGCTCAGCAAATTTTGGAAGAAAAACAGGAGTTGCTTGACTTGCAAAAAGCTAAAATATATCAGGAAGACGAAGAACCCGAAAAAAACGAAGAAGTGACTGAAGCCAATGTAGCTGAAAACAACACCGGAAGTGAGTCGTTTTTTGATAAAATAGGCTAA
- the folB gene encoding dihydroneopterin aldolase, protein MGLIALEGLEFFAYHGVYQEEQKIGNKYRVDITIETDFLEAAKEDTITATVHYGEVYELVKAIMKQPSKLLESLAYRIVEATHEKYPNLTSVEASVAKFNPPVGGVCKWAKVTHKR, encoded by the coding sequence ATGGGTCTTATTGCATTAGAAGGTTTAGAGTTTTTTGCTTACCATGGCGTATACCAGGAAGAACAAAAAATAGGTAACAAATACCGGGTAGATATTACCATAGAAACTGATTTTTTGGAAGCAGCCAAAGAAGACACCATTACGGCTACAGTGCATTATGGCGAAGTGTACGAATTGGTAAAAGCAATCATGAAACAGCCCTCTAAGCTTCTGGAGTCGCTGGCTTATCGAATAGTAGAGGCCACCCATGAAAAATATCCCAACCTGACATCAGTAGAAGCAAGCGTGGCAAAGTTTAATCCTCCGGTAGGGGGTGT